A region from the Desulfoglaeba alkanexedens ALDC genome encodes:
- the rpoC gene encoding DNA-directed RNA polymerase subunit beta', whose translation MKELHPFFVKPTDPLHFDAVKIMLASPEKIREWSYGEVKKPETINYRTFKPERDGLFCAKIFGPIKDYECNCGKYKRMKHRGVVCEKCGVEVIQSKVRRERMGHIELAAPVAHIWFLRSLPSKIGNLLDLTMRELEKVLYFDSYIVIDPGETPLIKGELMGEEKYRQMIQEYGTGFRAGIGAEAIKELLMGLDLQGLARELRLEMTETNSVAKRKKLAKRLKVIEAFKDSENQPEWTILDVIPVLPPDLRPLVPLDGGRFATSDLNDLYRRVINRNNRLKRLMELNAPDIIIRNEKRMLQEAVDVLFDNGRRGKIITGANKRPLKSLSDMLKGKQGRFRQNLLGKRVDYSGRTVIVVGPNLRLHQCGLPKKMALELFKPFIYNKLEEKGSVTTIKAAKKMVEKETPEVWDTLDEVVREFPVMLNRAPTLHRLGIQAFEPILIEGKAIQLHPLVCTAFNADFDGDQMAVHVPLSIEAQAEARVLMMSTNNILSPAHGGPIIVPSQDIVLGIYYMTREKPLARGENRVFSGVGEVRRAYDAEQVELHARIKVRIDGELFETTVGRVLLWELISEIFPADILEDHENLRKIFMLINRIMNKKAILDLIDYAYRVAGVKTTVILADRLKDIGYASATRSGLSISIGDMIIPKRKAEIINMAFEQVQEIERQYNEGLITEGEKYNKVVDIWAKATEDVASEMMKEIAVDKMPGIEGETVEIPSFNPIYMMADSGARGSKDQMRQLSGMRGLMAKPSGEIIETPITANFREGLTVLQYFISTHGARKGLADTALKTANSGYLTRRLVDVSQDVIITEEDCGTLDGIELEALLEAGEIIQRLGERILGRIAHEDVIDPVTGEILVPAGTEIDEQGIRRIEDAGVEKVLIRSVLTCKSRRGVCAKCYGRDLAHGKMVEIGESIGIIAAQSIGEPGTQLTMRTFHIGGTASKRIEQTSITNRYPGTVRFVNLHTVKNREGDLVAMNRNGEIAIVSETGRERERYVIVYGAKLKVPDGQAVDAETLLAEWDPFTLPILTEVPGTVKFGDILEGQTMQEKLDPVTGKSCKVVVESRDPDMRPRISIKDERGRTMKVGDGGHARYFMPVGAILMVNEGDVVFPGDVLARIPRETTKTKDITGGLPRVAELFEVRKPKENAVIAEIDGVVSFGKDTKGKRKVVVTPEVGEPREYLIPKGKHISVHEGDYVRAGEALMDGSRNPHDVLSILGEKELAKWLVDEVQQVYRLQGVKINDKHIEVIVRQMLRRVRITDPGDTDFLIGEQVEKPIFEDVNAKLETEGKRPAVAEPLLLGITKASLSTHSFISAASFQETTKVLTDAASAGKVDHLEGLKENVIMGRLIPAGSGMKRYRDIRK comes from the coding sequence TTGAAAGAGCTTCATCCTTTTTTTGTGAAACCGACCGATCCGCTTCACTTTGATGCCGTGAAGATCATGCTGGCTTCCCCGGAAAAGATCCGGGAATGGTCCTACGGGGAAGTGAAGAAGCCGGAAACCATCAATTACCGGACGTTCAAGCCGGAACGCGACGGGTTGTTCTGCGCCAAGATTTTCGGACCCATCAAAGACTACGAATGCAACTGCGGAAAATACAAGCGCATGAAGCACCGTGGCGTGGTGTGCGAAAAATGCGGCGTGGAAGTGATCCAGTCGAAGGTGAGGCGCGAGCGCATGGGCCACATCGAACTGGCGGCCCCCGTGGCGCATATCTGGTTTCTGCGGAGCCTCCCGAGCAAGATCGGAAACCTCCTGGACCTCACCATGAGGGAGCTGGAAAAGGTCCTGTATTTCGATTCGTACATCGTCATCGATCCCGGGGAGACGCCCCTCATCAAGGGCGAACTCATGGGGGAAGAAAAGTACCGGCAGATGATACAGGAATACGGAACCGGCTTCCGGGCGGGCATCGGAGCCGAAGCCATCAAGGAACTGCTCATGGGCCTGGACCTGCAAGGGCTCGCCCGGGAACTCCGCCTGGAAATGACGGAAACCAACTCGGTGGCCAAGCGCAAGAAGCTGGCCAAGCGGCTGAAGGTGATTGAAGCCTTCAAGGATTCCGAAAACCAGCCGGAATGGACCATCCTCGACGTGATTCCGGTGCTTCCCCCGGATCTTCGGCCGCTGGTGCCTCTGGACGGCGGCCGCTTCGCCACCAGCGATCTGAACGACCTGTACCGGAGGGTGATCAATCGAAACAACCGCCTCAAGCGGCTCATGGAACTGAATGCGCCGGACATCATCATCCGCAACGAAAAGCGGATGCTCCAGGAAGCCGTCGATGTTCTTTTCGACAACGGCCGCCGGGGTAAGATCATCACCGGGGCCAACAAGCGGCCCCTCAAGTCGCTCAGCGACATGTTGAAAGGCAAGCAGGGTCGTTTCCGCCAGAACCTTCTCGGAAAGCGCGTGGACTATTCCGGGCGGACGGTGATCGTCGTGGGGCCCAACCTGCGGCTCCACCAGTGCGGGCTGCCCAAGAAGATGGCCCTCGAACTCTTCAAGCCTTTCATCTACAACAAGTTGGAAGAAAAGGGGTCCGTGACGACCATCAAGGCTGCGAAGAAGATGGTCGAAAAGGAAACGCCGGAGGTTTGGGACACGCTGGACGAGGTAGTGCGTGAATTCCCGGTGATGCTCAACCGTGCTCCGACCCTGCACCGGCTCGGCATCCAGGCCTTCGAGCCCATCCTCATCGAAGGCAAGGCGATCCAGCTGCACCCTCTGGTCTGCACGGCATTCAACGCGGACTTCGACGGGGACCAGATGGCGGTTCACGTTCCGCTTTCCATCGAGGCCCAGGCGGAAGCCCGGGTGCTCATGATGTCCACCAACAACATCTTGAGCCCCGCCCACGGAGGCCCCATCATCGTGCCTTCGCAGGACATCGTGCTCGGCATCTACTACATGACCAGGGAAAAACCCTTGGCCCGCGGAGAAAACCGAGTGTTTTCGGGAGTGGGCGAAGTGCGCCGGGCGTACGATGCGGAGCAGGTGGAGCTGCATGCGCGGATCAAGGTGCGCATCGACGGCGAACTGTTTGAAACGACGGTCGGCCGGGTGCTTCTGTGGGAACTCATTTCGGAGATCTTCCCGGCGGACATTCTGGAAGATCACGAAAACCTCCGAAAGATTTTCATGCTCATCAACCGCATCATGAACAAGAAGGCCATACTGGATTTGATCGACTACGCCTACCGGGTGGCGGGGGTCAAGACGACCGTGATCCTGGCGGACCGGTTGAAGGACATCGGCTATGCCAGCGCGACCCGTTCCGGTTTGTCTATCTCCATCGGGGACATGATCATCCCGAAACGCAAGGCGGAGATCATCAACATGGCCTTCGAGCAGGTGCAGGAAATCGAACGCCAGTACAACGAAGGCCTCATCACCGAAGGGGAGAAGTACAACAAGGTGGTGGACATCTGGGCCAAGGCCACCGAAGATGTGGCTTCCGAAATGATGAAGGAAATCGCGGTGGACAAGATGCCGGGCATCGAGGGGGAGACGGTCGAAATCCCGTCTTTCAACCCCATTTACATGATGGCCGATTCGGGTGCTCGGGGAAGTAAGGATCAGATGCGCCAACTTTCCGGCATGCGCGGACTCATGGCCAAGCCTTCGGGCGAAATCATCGAAACGCCCATCACGGCCAACTTCCGGGAGGGCCTCACCGTGCTGCAGTACTTCATCTCCACGCACGGCGCCCGAAAAGGCTTGGCCGATACGGCTCTCAAGACCGCCAACTCGGGCTACCTGACCCGCCGCCTGGTGGACGTGAGCCAGGACGTGATCATCACCGAGGAAGACTGCGGGACGTTGGACGGCATCGAACTGGAAGCGCTCCTGGAAGCCGGCGAAATCATCCAGCGGCTGGGAGAGCGGATTCTGGGGCGCATCGCCCACGAAGATGTGATCGATCCCGTGACAGGGGAAATCCTGGTGCCGGCGGGAACCGAGATCGATGAGCAGGGGATTCGACGGATCGAAGACGCCGGCGTCGAAAAGGTCTTGATTCGTTCGGTGCTTACGTGTAAGAGCCGGCGCGGGGTCTGTGCGAAGTGTTACGGTCGGGACCTGGCTCACGGAAAGATGGTGGAGATCGGCGAGTCCATCGGCATTATCGCCGCGCAATCCATCGGGGAACCCGGAACACAGCTCACCATGCGGACCTTCCACATCGGTGGGACCGCGAGCAAGCGCATTGAGCAGACTTCGATCACCAACCGGTACCCGGGAACCGTTCGTTTCGTCAATCTTCACACCGTTAAAAATCGGGAAGGGGACTTGGTGGCGATGAACCGCAACGGAGAGATCGCCATCGTGAGCGAGACCGGACGGGAACGGGAACGGTATGTCATCGTCTACGGCGCCAAGCTCAAGGTTCCGGACGGCCAGGCGGTGGACGCGGAAACACTCCTTGCGGAATGGGACCCCTTCACGCTGCCCATCCTCACGGAGGTCCCTGGGACCGTGAAGTTCGGGGACATCCTCGAAGGCCAGACCATGCAGGAAAAGCTGGACCCCGTGACCGGTAAGTCCTGCAAGGTGGTGGTGGAAAGCCGCGATCCGGACATGCGCCCCCGGATTTCCATAAAGGACGAACGCGGCAGGACGATGAAAGTCGGCGACGGGGGGCACGCCCGATACTTCATGCCTGTCGGCGCCATCCTCATGGTGAACGAAGGCGACGTGGTCTTCCCCGGCGATGTTCTCGCCAGGATCCCGCGGGAAACCACCAAGACCAAAGACATCACGGGAGGTCTGCCGCGCGTCGCCGAACTGTTTGAAGTGCGAAAGCCCAAGGAAAATGCGGTGATCGCGGAGATCGACGGCGTGGTGAGCTTCGGGAAGGACACCAAGGGAAAGCGCAAGGTGGTCGTTACGCCGGAAGTCGGGGAACCGCGCGAGTACCTGATTCCCAAGGGGAAGCATATCAGCGTACATGAAGGCGACTACGTGCGGGCCGGCGAAGCCCTCATGGACGGATCCCGGAATCCGCACGACGTGCTGAGCATCCTGGGGGAAAAGGAACTCGCCAAGTGGTTGGTCGATGAGGTCCAGCAGGTCTACCGGCTGCAGGGCGTCAAGATCAACGACAAACACATTGAGGTCATCGTGCGGCAGATGCTCCGGCGCGTGCGGATCACGGACCCCGGCGACACGGATTTCCTTATCGGCGAACAGGTGGAAAAGCCCATCTTTGAAGACGTGAACGCCAAGCTGGAAACGGAAGGGAAAAGACCGGCCGTGGCCGAGCCGCTGCTTCTCGGCATCACCAAGGCGTCGCTCAGCACCCACAGTTTCATTTCCGCGGCGTCGTTTCAGGAAACCACCAAGGTGCTCACCGACGCGGCTTCGGCCGGCAAGGTCGACCACCTGGAAGGGTTGAAGGAAAACGTGATCATGGGGCGCCTGATTCCTGCAGGCAGCGGCATGAAACGCTACCGCGACATCAGGAAATGA
- the rpoB gene encoding DNA-directed RNA polymerase subunit beta, translating into MATALTHEYRVRKNFGKIQKIIDIPNLIQMQKESYENFLQRDVPPEARSNKGLQEVFDSVFPIEDFSGTASLEFVQYSFGDVKYDVEECLARGMTYEAPLKIVVRLVVYDVDKESDHRSIRDIKEQEIYFGTLPIMTENGTFIVNGTERVIVSQLHRSPGIFFDHDRGKSHSSGKILYSARIIPLRGSWLDLEFDPKDILYVRIDRRRKLPVTVLLKALGHSSEELLNYFYPTQKVVIFDRERAGKALDPAVLVGSRAPEDIVNPETGEVLVKKNRKLGKQTLKRLQDMGIETLPVPTTELIGQVLAHDVVDFKTGEIVAECNDTVTEDLLEDLAARQIGEIELLHLQGQDVSPSFRNTLLLDKVHSKEDAIIEIYRRLRPSNPPTLEVATEFFNNLFFSPDHYDLSEVGRLKLNLQLGLDVPIDHRTLRREDILEAVKHLIRLKDTQGAVDDIDNLGNRRVRAAGELLENQYRIGLVRMERAIKERMSLQEIEALMPHDLINAKPVSAVVKEFFGTSQLSQFMDQTNPLSEITHKRRLSALGPGGLTRERAGFEVRDVHPTHYGRICPIETPEGPNIGLIVSLSTYARVNPYGFIETPYRKVSDKRATRDVQYLTAMDEKDYPIAQANAPLDEQGHFMLPQVSARVAGEFMMVPPEEIRFMDVSPNQLVSVSASLIPFLEHDDANRALMGSNMQRQAVPLIQTRAPIVGTGVERIVARDSGVAVIARRDGVVEYVDATRIVVRAREPEGILDSGVDIYKLTKFQRSNQNTCMNQKPLVRQSDRVRKGQIIADGTSTEHGELALGRNVMIAFMSWGGYNFEDSILVSERIVQDDVFTSIHIEEFEVLARDTKLGKEEITRDIPNVGEEALKDLDESGIVRIGAYIKHNDILVGKVTPKGESQLTPEEKLLRAIFGEKASDVKDTSLRVPPGVEGIVIDAKVFSRKGVDKDERTRMIEDEEIARMMKDQRDELEIIRKSTVRRLGQLLEGRTSTSGLKDGRRVYVKKGEPITEDVLMNMPSGLWSRLSAEEDPALSMEIQNIYENYREQVDLVKSLFEEKINKLRRGDELPPGVIKMVKVYVAVKRKLQVGDKMAGRHGNKGVVSRILPIEDMPHFADGTPVDIVLNPLGVPSRMNVGQVMETHLGWAAKGLGEQLARMIEEHKEREALDEKLKRILNHLEFDNYFKGAGEEELKALAPQLKEGLHVASPVFDGAHEDEIRAFLKEAGLPETGRTILYDGRTGEPFDQPVTVGIMYMLKLHHLVDDKIHARSIGPYSLVTQQPLGGKAQFGGQRLGEMEVWAMEAYGTAYALQEFLTVKSDDVAGRTRMYEKIVKGDNTLEAGLPESFNVLVKELQALCLDIQLLEEGEED; encoded by the coding sequence ATGGCAACTGCTTTGACCCACGAGTATCGGGTTAGGAAAAATTTCGGAAAGATTCAAAAGATCATCGACATCCCCAACCTCATTCAGATGCAGAAGGAGAGCTACGAGAACTTCCTGCAAAGGGATGTGCCGCCTGAAGCCCGGTCCAACAAGGGACTCCAGGAGGTGTTCGACAGTGTCTTTCCCATCGAGGATTTCAGCGGCACGGCGTCGCTGGAATTCGTTCAGTACAGTTTCGGCGACGTTAAATACGACGTGGAGGAATGTCTGGCGCGGGGCATGACCTATGAGGCCCCCTTGAAAATCGTGGTGCGGCTCGTCGTCTATGACGTGGACAAGGAATCCGATCACCGTTCCATCCGCGACATCAAGGAACAGGAGATCTATTTCGGAACGCTTCCGATCATGACCGAAAACGGGACGTTCATCGTCAACGGTACGGAACGGGTCATCGTGAGCCAGCTGCACCGGTCGCCGGGCATCTTCTTCGATCACGACCGGGGAAAATCCCATTCCAGCGGCAAGATCCTCTATTCGGCGAGGATTATCCCTCTGAGGGGTTCGTGGCTGGATCTGGAATTCGATCCCAAGGACATTCTTTACGTGCGCATCGACCGGCGCCGCAAACTGCCGGTGACGGTCCTGCTGAAGGCTCTCGGCCACTCCTCCGAAGAACTGCTCAACTATTTCTACCCCACCCAGAAGGTGGTGATCTTTGACCGGGAGCGCGCCGGGAAGGCCCTGGATCCCGCCGTCCTGGTGGGCAGCCGGGCTCCCGAAGACATCGTCAACCCGGAAACCGGCGAGGTCCTCGTCAAAAAGAACCGAAAACTCGGCAAGCAGACCCTCAAGCGCCTCCAGGATATGGGAATCGAGACGCTGCCCGTGCCCACCACCGAGCTGATCGGGCAGGTGCTGGCCCATGACGTGGTGGATTTCAAGACCGGGGAAATCGTCGCCGAGTGTAACGACACGGTCACCGAGGATCTGCTCGAGGACCTGGCGGCCCGGCAGATCGGTGAGATCGAATTGCTGCACCTCCAGGGCCAGGACGTGAGCCCGTCTTTTCGGAACACACTGCTACTGGATAAGGTGCACAGCAAGGAAGACGCTATTATTGAAATTTACCGGCGGCTGCGGCCCAGCAACCCGCCGACCCTGGAGGTGGCCACGGAATTTTTCAACAACCTGTTCTTCAGCCCCGACCACTACGACCTTTCCGAAGTGGGGCGTTTGAAGCTGAATCTTCAGCTGGGACTCGACGTGCCCATCGACCACCGTACGCTTCGCCGCGAGGACATTCTGGAGGCGGTGAAGCACCTGATCCGATTGAAGGACACCCAGGGTGCCGTGGACGATATCGACAACCTGGGCAACCGGCGTGTGCGAGCCGCCGGTGAACTCCTCGAAAATCAGTACCGGATCGGCCTCGTTCGTATGGAACGGGCCATTAAGGAACGGATGAGCCTCCAGGAGATCGAGGCGTTGATGCCGCACGATCTCATCAACGCCAAGCCGGTTTCGGCGGTGGTCAAGGAATTTTTCGGCACGAGCCAGCTGTCGCAGTTCATGGACCAGACGAATCCGCTTTCTGAGATCACCCACAAGCGGCGGCTGAGCGCCCTTGGGCCGGGCGGCCTCACCCGGGAGCGGGCGGGCTTCGAAGTGCGCGACGTTCACCCGACCCACTACGGGCGGATCTGTCCCATCGAGACGCCGGAAGGTCCGAACATCGGGTTGATCGTCTCGCTTTCCACCTATGCTCGCGTGAATCCTTACGGCTTCATCGAAACGCCCTACCGCAAGGTGTCGGACAAACGGGCGACCCGCGACGTGCAATACCTCACGGCCATGGACGAAAAGGACTATCCCATCGCCCAGGCCAACGCGCCGCTCGACGAGCAGGGGCATTTCATGCTGCCCCAGGTTTCGGCGCGGGTTGCGGGCGAGTTCATGATGGTGCCCCCGGAAGAGATCCGCTTCATGGACGTTTCGCCCAACCAGCTGGTGAGCGTGTCGGCGTCGCTCATCCCCTTCCTGGAACACGACGACGCCAACCGGGCGCTCATGGGATCCAACATGCAGCGCCAGGCGGTGCCGCTGATCCAGACCCGGGCCCCCATCGTGGGGACCGGGGTCGAGCGTATCGTGGCCCGCGACAGCGGCGTAGCCGTGATCGCCAGGCGGGACGGCGTCGTCGAATACGTGGATGCGACGAGGATCGTGGTGCGGGCCCGGGAACCCGAAGGCATCCTGGATAGCGGCGTCGACATCTACAAGCTCACCAAGTTTCAGCGGTCCAATCAGAACACCTGCATGAACCAGAAACCGCTGGTCCGGCAGAGCGACCGGGTGCGCAAAGGGCAGATCATCGCCGACGGCACCTCCACCGAACACGGCGAACTGGCCCTGGGGCGGAACGTCATGATCGCCTTCATGAGCTGGGGCGGCTACAATTTCGAAGATTCCATCCTGGTGAGTGAACGGATCGTACAAGACGATGTGTTCACCTCGATCCACATCGAGGAGTTCGAAGTCCTCGCCCGGGATACCAAGCTGGGCAAAGAAGAGATCACCCGGGACATTCCCAACGTTGGCGAGGAGGCCTTGAAGGATCTGGACGAGAGCGGCATCGTTCGGATCGGTGCCTACATCAAGCACAACGACATCCTGGTGGGCAAGGTGACGCCCAAGGGTGAAAGCCAATTGACGCCGGAAGAGAAGCTTCTGCGCGCCATTTTCGGTGAGAAGGCGAGCGATGTGAAGGACACCTCGCTTCGGGTGCCCCCCGGCGTCGAAGGGATCGTGATCGACGCCAAGGTTTTCTCCCGGAAGGGCGTGGACAAAGACGAGCGGACGCGGATGATCGAGGACGAAGAGATCGCCCGAATGATGAAGGACCAGCGCGATGAGCTGGAGATCATCCGAAAGAGCACGGTCCGCCGCCTGGGCCAGCTCCTTGAGGGCAGGACCAGCACGTCCGGGCTCAAGGACGGCCGCAGGGTTTACGTGAAAAAGGGCGAACCCATCACCGAAGACGTGCTCATGAACATGCCGAGCGGCCTGTGGAGCCGCCTCAGCGCCGAGGAGGATCCGGCGCTTTCCATGGAGATCCAGAACATCTACGAAAACTACCGGGAACAGGTGGACCTGGTAAAATCGCTCTTCGAAGAGAAGATCAACAAGCTGAGGCGCGGCGACGAGCTGCCTCCCGGCGTCATCAAAATGGTCAAGGTCTACGTGGCCGTCAAGCGCAAGCTCCAGGTGGGCGACAAGATGGCCGGCCGCCATGGAAACAAGGGCGTCGTTTCGCGGATCCTCCCCATCGAAGACATGCCGCATTTTGCGGATGGGACCCCCGTGGACATCGTCTTGAATCCCCTGGGGGTGCCTTCCCGCATGAACGTGGGTCAGGTGATGGAAACCCACCTGGGTTGGGCCGCCAAGGGCCTGGGAGAGCAACTGGCGCGCATGATCGAAGAACACAAGGAGCGGGAAGCTCTGGACGAGAAACTGAAGCGGATCTTGAATCATCTGGAATTCGACAACTATTTCAAGGGTGCCGGTGAAGAGGAACTAAAGGCCCTCGCCCCGCAGCTTAAGGAAGGCCTCCACGTGGCGTCGCCGGTGTTCGACGGGGCCCACGAAGACGAGATCCGGGCCTTTCTAAAGGAAGCCGGGCTTCCCGAAACCGGCCGGACGATCCTCTACGACGGGCGGACGGGAGAACCCTTCGATCAGCCGGTCACCGTGGGCATCATGTACATGCTGAAACTCCACCACCTGGTGGACGACAAGATCCACGCCCGTTCCATCGGACCGTACTCCCTGGTGACCCAGCAGCCGCTGGGCGGCAAGGCCCAGTTCGGCGGACAGCGCCTCGGGGAAATGGAAGTGTGGGCCATGGAAGCCTACGGCACAGCCTACGCGCTCCAGGAATTCCTCACGGTCAAATCGGACGACGTGGCGGGGCGGACCCGCATGTACGAAAAGATCGTCAAGGGCGACAATACGCTTGAAGCCGGACTTCCCGAGTCGTTCAACGTGCTCGTGAAGGAGCTTCAGGCCCTGTGCCTGGATATCCAGCTATTGGAAGAAGGGGAAGAAGATTGA
- the rplL gene encoding 50S ribosomal protein L7/L12: MSEITKEDVVKFIENMTVLELSELVKELEDRFGVSAAAPVAVAAMPGAGAAAEAAPEEEKTEFDVVITSVGDKKIQVIKEVRAVTSLGLKEAKDLVENLPGVVKEGIPKAEAEEIAKKLTEAGATVEVK; this comes from the coding sequence ATGTCGGAAATCACCAAGGAAGATGTGGTCAAGTTCATCGAAAACATGACGGTGCTCGAGCTGAGCGAACTGGTCAAGGAACTGGAAGATCGCTTCGGTGTGAGCGCGGCGGCGCCGGTGGCCGTGGCGGCTATGCCCGGAGCGGGAGCGGCGGCGGAAGCGGCCCCCGAAGAGGAAAAGACGGAATTCGATGTGGTGATCACCTCCGTCGGCGACAAGAAAATCCAGGTGATCAAGGAAGTGCGGGCGGTCACCAGCCTGGGCCTCAAGGAAGCCAAGGACCTGGTGGAAAACCTTCCGGGCGTGGTCAAGGAAGGCATCCCCAAGGCGGAGGCCGAAGAGATCGCCAAGAAGCTTACGGAAGCGGGAGCCACCGTCGAAGTCAAATAG
- the rplJ gene encoding 50S ribosomal protein L10, translating into MERSRKQELIEELREKLQRASASVLTDYKGLSVAEITQLRDSLAEQGVEFRVVKNTLMRLAAKDTDAAVLEPFLTGTNAVALGYDDPSVPAKILRKYGKTNDKLKIKCGALGRRLLTMEQVGALADLPSREELLAKLLGTLNAVPTGLVTVLSGVPRAFVGVLAALQRKREEQP; encoded by the coding sequence TTGGAACGGTCGAGAAAACAGGAGCTGATTGAGGAATTACGGGAGAAGCTGCAGCGGGCCAGCGCCTCGGTCCTCACGGACTACAAAGGGTTGAGCGTGGCCGAGATCACGCAGCTCCGGGACAGCCTGGCCGAACAGGGCGTCGAATTCCGGGTGGTCAAGAACACCCTGATGCGGCTGGCGGCCAAGGATACGGATGCGGCCGTCCTGGAACCGTTCCTCACCGGGACGAACGCGGTCGCCCTCGGCTACGACGACCCAAGTGTTCCCGCCAAGATCTTGAGAAAGTACGGCAAGACCAATGACAAACTCAAGATCAAGTGCGGTGCGCTCGGCCGCCGGCTGCTCACCATGGAGCAGGTGGGTGCGTTGGCGGACCTTCCGTCTCGCGAGGAACTCCTGGCGAAGCTGCTCGGGACCCTCAACGCCGTGCCGACCGGACTGGTGACGGTGCTGAGCGGGGTGCCGCGGGCCTTTGTCGGCGTGCTGGCAGCGCTTCAGAGAAAACGGGAAGAACAACCATAG
- the rplA gene encoding 50S ribosomal protein L1, giving the protein MAKRGKKYQAARALVDRSRRYSFEEGLELALKCCYARFDETVDIAVKLGVDPRHADQMVRGTVVLPNGLGKEVRVVVFAKGEKVKEALDAGADEAGGEELIEKIKEGWLEFDKAVATPDMMGQVGKIGKILGPRGLMPNAKLGTVTFDVEKVVKEIKAGKVDFKVEKTGIVHAPMGKASFGQEKLLQNVATFIDVLIRMKPAAAKGTYVRGIAVSTTMGPGVPIDPLAVKSIVS; this is encoded by the coding sequence ATGGCAAAGCGAGGGAAGAAGTACCAGGCAGCGCGCGCTCTGGTGGATCGCTCCAGGAGGTATTCCTTCGAGGAAGGCCTGGAACTGGCATTGAAGTGCTGCTACGCGCGCTTTGATGAAACGGTGGACATCGCGGTCAAGCTGGGCGTCGACCCGCGGCATGCGGATCAGATGGTTCGAGGCACCGTGGTCCTTCCCAACGGGTTGGGAAAGGAAGTTCGGGTGGTGGTCTTCGCCAAGGGCGAGAAAGTCAAGGAAGCCCTGGACGCGGGAGCCGATGAGGCCGGCGGTGAAGAACTGATCGAAAAGATCAAGGAAGGCTGGCTGGAATTCGACAAGGCCGTGGCCACGCCGGACATGATGGGGCAGGTGGGCAAGATCGGCAAGATCCTCGGCCCCCGAGGCCTCATGCCCAACGCCAAGCTCGGCACGGTCACCTTCGATGTGGAAAAGGTGGTCAAAGAGATCAAGGCCGGCAAGGTCGACTTCAAGGTGGAAAAAACCGGTATCGTGCACGCCCCCATGGGGAAGGCGTCCTTCGGGCAGGAAAAGCTGCTTCAGAACGTCGCTACCTTCATTGACGTGCTGATTCGCATGAAACCCGCCGCGGCCAAAGGCACCTATGTCAGGGGCATCGCCGTGTCCACCACCATGGGGCCGGGGGTGCCCATCGACCCGCTCGCGGTCAAGAGCATCGTGTCCTGA
- the rplK gene encoding 50S ribosomal protein L11, protein MAKKVVANIKLQIPAGQANPSPPVGPALGQHGVNIMEFCKAFNAKTQGQEGMIIPVVITVYGDRSFTFITKTPPAAILLKKAAQIAKGSSEPNREKVGKVSKAQVEEIARLKMPDLNARRLEAAMKTIAGTARSMGIVVE, encoded by the coding sequence ATGGCTAAGAAGGTTGTGGCTAACATCAAACTGCAGATTCCCGCCGGCCAGGCGAATCCTTCGCCGCCGGTCGGTCCCGCGCTGGGTCAGCACGGCGTGAACATCATGGAGTTCTGCAAGGCTTTCAACGCCAAGACCCAGGGTCAGGAAGGGATGATCATCCCCGTTGTGATCACGGTCTACGGCGATCGGTCTTTTACTTTTATCACCAAGACGCCTCCCGCGGCCATTCTGCTCAAGAAAGCGGCCCAGATCGCCAAGGGTTCCAGCGAGCCGAACCGGGAAAAGGTGGGGAAGGTCAGCAAGGCGCAGGTGGAAGAGATCGCCAGGTTGAAGATGCCCGATCTCAACGCCCGGCGGTTGGAAGCGGCCATGAAGACCATCGCGGGGACCGCCCGGAGCATGGGGATCGTGGTGGAGTAA
- the nusG gene encoding transcription termination/antitermination protein NusG: MAKQWYIVHTYSGFEHKVKGALEERVKSAGKEALFGRILVPTEKVIELVKGERRSSSRKFYPGYIVVQMELNDETWHLVRHTPKVTGFIGSKDKPIPLTDQEAEAIIQQMEEGAQKPKPKYQFEKGDEVRVIDGPFASFNGIVDQVIPEKGKVRVLVSIFGRSTPVELDFMQVNRI; the protein is encoded by the coding sequence GTGGCGAAACAATGGTACATCGTGCACACCTATTCCGGGTTTGAGCACAAGGTGAAGGGGGCGCTGGAAGAGCGCGTCAAGAGCGCCGGGAAGGAAGCGTTGTTCGGCCGGATTCTGGTGCCTACGGAGAAGGTGATCGAACTGGTCAAGGGGGAACGCCGGTCGTCGTCACGAAAGTTTTATCCCGGCTACATCGTCGTCCAGATGGAACTCAACGACGAAACCTGGCACCTGGTCCGCCACACCCCGAAGGTCACGGGATTCATCGGGAGCAAGGACAAGCCCATTCCGCTGACCGATCAGGAGGCGGAGGCCATCATTCAGCAGATGGAGGAAGGCGCTCAGAAACCGAAGCCGAAGTACCAGTTTGAAAAGGGCGACGAAGTCCGGGTGATCGACGGCCCCTTCGCCAGTTTCAACGGGATCGTGGATCAGGTGATCCCGGAGAAGGGAAAGGTGCGGGTTCTGGTGAGCATCTTCGGAAGGTCGACGCCGGTGGAGCTGGATTTCATGCAGGTGAACCGCATCTGA